A genomic segment from Daphnia carinata strain CSIRO-1 chromosome 1, CSIRO_AGI_Dcar_HiC_V3, whole genome shotgun sequence encodes:
- the LOC132088567 gene encoding trypsin alpha-3-like gives MVVYYSFIPSDASGFIVHLNTLLIDGEAADAITRGVASFVMHENYERRQKSQAIRAFPDYANTAAVIAEWGTNSSGGNLSKVLLKADVTVLENTLCASQYAVFNGANMLCAAGSDTATCQGDSDGVEVGIASLAKGCADTDYAGVYTRVSTYIGWIADAQSNNPGRKFYG, from the exons ATGGTCGTCTACTATTC GTTTATTCCTTCCGATGCTTCCGGTTTTATTGTGCATCTCAACACGTTGTTAATTGACGGTGAAGCAGCGGACGCCATTACCAGAGGCGTGGCGTCCTTTGTTATGCATGAAAATTACGAGCGACGACAAAA AAGTCAGGCAATAAGAGCATTTCCTGATTACGCCAACACAGCGGCCGTTATTGCCGAATGGGGAACAAATTCCTCAG GTGGAAATTTGTCAAAGGTATTGCTGAAGGCGGACGTCACTGTTCTAGAGAACACACTTTGCGCCAGTCAATACGCAGTTTTCAATGGCGCTAATATGTTGTGTGCTGCCGGATCGGACACAGCCACTTGCCAG GGTGACAGTGACGGCGTTGAAGTCGGTATCGCTTCGCTTGCCAAAGGTTGTGCTGATACCGACTATGCAGGTGTTTACACACGAGTTAGCACTTACATAGGCTGGATTGCTGACGCTCAGTCCAACAATCCCGGCCGAAAATTCTACGGCTAA
- the LOC132088568 gene encoding trypsin alpha-3-like — MGEHDIALLVLNEAVTTIDYVNLLRNEASAEPAQILTEELTKELVVVPTEPTPNTKTPTTTKKHAARKLNTTKRLATNAIIYSSRKAAIVAGFGTTSSAESLPTKLRKANVTVLESAVCAAQYGTLFDSATMLCAIGSGINNCQGDSGGPIYVDGVQVGITSYGYGCTILGFANVYTRVSGYIDWISNAQADNPGQIFYRLSLIYP, encoded by the exons ATGGGG GAACACGATATCGCTCTGTTGGTTTTGAATGAGGCCGTTACCACTATCGATTACGTCAACCTTCTCCGAAACGAGGCTTCCGCAGAACCAGCCCAAATTCTGACGGAAGAACTAACAAAAGAACTAGTTGTAGTGCCAACTGAACCCACGCCTAATACCAAGACacctacaacaacaaaaaaacacgcagCCAGAAAATTGAATACTACAAAAAGGCTAGCAACAAATGCCATCATTTATTCTAGCCGCAAAGCGGCCATCGTTGCTGGATTTGGCACAACGTCTTCTG CCGAAAGCCTTCCAACGAAATTAAGGAAGGCCAATGTCACTGTTCTAGAGAGTGCAGTTTGCGCCGCTCAATACGGAACGCTTTTCGATAGCGCAACAATGTTGTGTGCCATCGGATCGGGAATCAACAATTGCCAG GGTGACAGTGGTGGTCCGATTTACGTGGACGGTGTTCAAGTCGGTATTACCTCTTATGGCTACGGTTGCACTATTCTTGGTTTTGCCAATGTTTACACACGAGTCAGTGGTTACATTGACTGGATTTCAAACGCTCAAGCCGACAATCCTGGTCAAATATTCTATCGGCTTTCGCTAATATATCCCTAA
- the LOC130696163 gene encoding trypsin delta-like produces the protein MVCNEFEGTSTPNISIVGGALASPGEFPHLAGLHLFLSDWKCGGTLINSNVILTAAHCLERFSPGDVSFFYVTLNTVLYNGWVEGSVFRRVSSYIMHENYNGATYENDIALIALDEAVTDVDFVTLPKNEALVEQSIEIPSTKTPTESPTEPPTEPTTEPTTTKTPTTKKPTTKKPTTKKLTTAKPKTTKKPTETNQLLLVGVVILQLLALTSNKLCLRSLKGGVGSNLLLKTNITILANAACTEAYANFILKFHETTMLCAPAIGKDTCQGDSGGPIYVDGVQVGITSWGVGCAHPSYPGVYTRLTNYMDWIATAQTKLLNGY, from the exons ATGGTTTGTAATGAATTTGAAGGAACTTCAACGCCCAACATATCGATCGTCGGTGGAGCCCTCGCTTCCCCCGGTGAATTTCCTCATTTG GCCggtcttcatttgtttttatctgatTGGAAGTGCGGTGGAACTTTGATCAACTCAAACGTTATTTTGACAGCGGCTCATTGTTTAGAAAG GTTTAGTCCAGGcgacgtttcatttttctatgtAACTCTTAATACGGTGTTGTATAACGGTTGGGTAGAGGGCAGTGTTTTTCGAAGGGTGTCTTCTTATATTATGCATGAAAACTACAACGGCGCCACGTAT GAGAACGACATCGCTTTGATTGCTTTGGATGAAGCCGTTACAGATGTTGATTTCGTCACTCTTCCGAAAAACGAAGCACTCGTAGAACAATCAATTGAAATTCCATCGACGAAAACACCGACAGAATCACCAACTGAACCACCGACAGAACCAACGACGGAGCCAACTACAACGAAAACACCGACAACGAAAAAACCGACAACGAAGAAACCAACTACGAAAAAACTAACAACTGCGAAACCGAAAACTACGAAGAAACCAACCGAAACCAACCAGTTGTTGCTGGTTGGGGTCGTAATTCttcag TTACTAGCTCTTACATCCAATAAACTGTGTCTTCGTTCACTCAAAGGTGGAGTCGGTTCAAATTTACTACTGAAGACTAACATCACTATTCTAGCGAATGCAGCCTGCACAGAAGCGTATGCAAATTTCATACTTAAATTCCATGAAACCACGATGTTGTGTGCCCCAGCAATCGGAAAAGACACTTGTCAG GGCGATAGTGGCGGTCCAATTTACGTCGACGGTGTTCAAGTTGGAATTACCAGCTGGGGTGTAGGTTGCGCTCATCCTAGTTATCCCGGTGTTTACACACGGCTCACAAATTACATGGACTGGATTGCAACAGCTCAGACGAAACTGTTGAACGGCTATTGA